In one Pygocentrus nattereri isolate fPygNat1 chromosome 21, fPygNat1.pri, whole genome shotgun sequence genomic region, the following are encoded:
- the amigo3 gene encoding amphoterin-induced protein 3 isoform X3: protein MLCALGVAAPLMLSSLVLHLARAALHPGCLKVSDILSCSNLGLEQVPKQLPATAATLDFNHNHLVRLEEGSFAGLPHLVTLRLAHNQLSDLSPGTFRNTSSLRHLDLSSNQLYKVDNFYFQELAGMEELLLFNNHIVRVESNALISLVNLRKAYLSHNRLTDFPFFSIQEHSHPFLVTLDLSSNRMPKLPLEDIAALPVSVQSGLFLHNNSLICECAMYVMFKRWEQKGFNSVKDYREEHTCLVYGEPRASVQFLEHTRFFENCSIKLPGLLVDIESTLQVYAGESALLECQTSLKGRHLTYQWVSPHQEFIAPPGNNNTMRMYANGSLEILAARVEDSGVYWCMVLDRQQSRNETREVNVTVIMRHHEVEPFNTGFTTLLGCVVSLVLVLMYLYLTPCRCWCRKQAPPATPSPANECSAQSSILTPTPPATTEGPGRKNGL, encoded by the exons ATGCTGTGTGCTCTGGGTGTGGCCGCACCTCTGATGCTAAGTTCACTCGTGCTGCACTTGGCCAGGGCTGCCCTACATCCCGGATGCCTCAAAGTATCCGACATCCTTAGCTGCAGCAATCTCGGGTTGGAGCAGGTACCCAAACAGTTGCCTGCAACAGCTGCCACATTGGATTTCAATCACAACCACCTGGTAAGGTTAGAAGAGGGCAGCTTTGCTGGTCTACCCCATCTCGTAACCCTACGATTGGCCCACAACCAGTTGAGTGACCTCTCCCCTGGAACCTTCCGAAATACAAGCAGCTTGCGTCACCTTGACCTGTCCTCCAACCAGCTGTACAAGGTGGATAATTTTTACTTTCAGGAGCTGGCAGGCATGGAGGAGTTGCTTCTCTTCAACAATCACATTGTTAGAGTTGAAAGCAATGCCCTGATCAGCCTAGTCAACCTGCGCAAGGCCTACCTCAGCCACAATCGTTTGACCGACTTCCCATTCTTCTCCATTCAGGAGCACAGCCATCCGTTCCTTGTCACACTGGACCTAAGCTCCAACCGCATGCCCAAGCTTCCCCTTGAGGACATCGCAGCTCTGCCAGTCTCAGTGCAGAGTGGGCTGTTCTTGCATAACAACAGCCTGATCTGCGAGTGTGCAATGTATGTCATGTTCAAACGATGGGAGCAGAAAGGCTTCAACTCCGTCAAGGACTACAGAGAGGAGCACACATGCTTAGTATATGGAGAACCTCGTGCCTCAGTGCAGTTCCTTGAACACACTCGTTTTTTTGAAAACTGCTCCATAAAGTTACCAGGCCTGTTGGTAGACATCGAGAGTACTTTGCAAGTGTATGCTGGAGAATCTGCGCTACTGGAATGCCAAACATCTTTAAAGGGGAGGCATCTCACCTACCAGTGGGTGTCCCCTCACCAGGAATTTATAGCCCCACCAGGAAACAACAATACAATGCGCATGTATGCAAATGGAAGCCTAGAGATTCTTGCCGCACGAGTAGAGGACTCCGGTGTTTATTGGTGCATGGTGCTAGACCGCCAGCAGTCACGTAATGAGACTCGGGAGGTAAATGTAACAGTGATTATGCGGCACCATGAGGTCGAACCCTTCAACACTGGCTTTACCACTCTGCTGGGATGTGTGGTTAGCCTGGTGCTGGTCCTCATGTACCTTTATTTGACTCCCTGCCGCTGCTGGTGCCGCAAGCAGGCGCCACCTGCCACACCCAGTCCTGCGAATGAATGCAGCGCCCAGTCTTCGATCCTGACGCCCACGCCGCCTGCCACCACTGAGGGTCCCGGCCGCAAG AATGGACTTTAA
- the amigo3 gene encoding amphoterin-induced protein 3 isoform X2 — protein MLCALGVAAPLMLSSLVLHLARAALHPGCLKVSDILSCSNLGLEQVPKQLPATAATLDFNHNHLVRLEEGSFAGLPHLVTLRLAHNQLSDLSPGTFRNTSSLRHLDLSSNQLYKVDNFYFQELAGMEELLLFNNHIVRVESNALISLVNLRKAYLSHNRLTDFPFFSIQEHSHPFLVTLDLSSNRMPKLPLEDIAALPVSVQSGLFLHNNSLICECAMYVMFKRWEQKGFNSVKDYREEHTCLVYGEPRASVQFLEHTRFFENCSIKLPGLLVDIESTLQVYAGESALLECQTSLKGRHLTYQWVSPHQEFIAPPGNNNTMRMYANGSLEILAARVEDSGVYWCMVLDRQQSRNETREVNVTVIMRHHEVEPFNTGFTTLLGCVVSLVLVLMYLYLTPCRCWCRKQAPPATPSPANECSAQSSILTPTPPATTEGPGRKMCQSSLTVSNPPLIPDIWTTVSSKQ, from the exons ATGCTGTGTGCTCTGGGTGTGGCCGCACCTCTGATGCTAAGTTCACTCGTGCTGCACTTGGCCAGGGCTGCCCTACATCCCGGATGCCTCAAAGTATCCGACATCCTTAGCTGCAGCAATCTCGGGTTGGAGCAGGTACCCAAACAGTTGCCTGCAACAGCTGCCACATTGGATTTCAATCACAACCACCTGGTAAGGTTAGAAGAGGGCAGCTTTGCTGGTCTACCCCATCTCGTAACCCTACGATTGGCCCACAACCAGTTGAGTGACCTCTCCCCTGGAACCTTCCGAAATACAAGCAGCTTGCGTCACCTTGACCTGTCCTCCAACCAGCTGTACAAGGTGGATAATTTTTACTTTCAGGAGCTGGCAGGCATGGAGGAGTTGCTTCTCTTCAACAATCACATTGTTAGAGTTGAAAGCAATGCCCTGATCAGCCTAGTCAACCTGCGCAAGGCCTACCTCAGCCACAATCGTTTGACCGACTTCCCATTCTTCTCCATTCAGGAGCACAGCCATCCGTTCCTTGTCACACTGGACCTAAGCTCCAACCGCATGCCCAAGCTTCCCCTTGAGGACATCGCAGCTCTGCCAGTCTCAGTGCAGAGTGGGCTGTTCTTGCATAACAACAGCCTGATCTGCGAGTGTGCAATGTATGTCATGTTCAAACGATGGGAGCAGAAAGGCTTCAACTCCGTCAAGGACTACAGAGAGGAGCACACATGCTTAGTATATGGAGAACCTCGTGCCTCAGTGCAGTTCCTTGAACACACTCGTTTTTTTGAAAACTGCTCCATAAAGTTACCAGGCCTGTTGGTAGACATCGAGAGTACTTTGCAAGTGTATGCTGGAGAATCTGCGCTACTGGAATGCCAAACATCTTTAAAGGGGAGGCATCTCACCTACCAGTGGGTGTCCCCTCACCAGGAATTTATAGCCCCACCAGGAAACAACAATACAATGCGCATGTATGCAAATGGAAGCCTAGAGATTCTTGCCGCACGAGTAGAGGACTCCGGTGTTTATTGGTGCATGGTGCTAGACCGCCAGCAGTCACGTAATGAGACTCGGGAGGTAAATGTAACAGTGATTATGCGGCACCATGAGGTCGAACCCTTCAACACTGGCTTTACCACTCTGCTGGGATGTGTGGTTAGCCTGGTGCTGGTCCTCATGTACCTTTATTTGACTCCCTGCCGCTGCTGGTGCCGCAAGCAGGCGCCACCTGCCACACCCAGTCCTGCGAATGAATGCAGCGCCCAGTCTTCGATCCTGACGCCCACGCCGCCTGCCACCACTGAGGGTCCCGGCCGCAAG ATGTGTCAGTCCTCTCTCACGGTCAGCAATCCCCCTCTCATTCCTGATATCTGGACCACGGTTTCATCCAAGCAATAA
- the amigo3 gene encoding amphoterin-induced protein 3 isoform X1, producing the protein MLCALGVAAPLMLSSLVLHLARAALHPGCLKVSDILSCSNLGLEQVPKQLPATAATLDFNHNHLVRLEEGSFAGLPHLVTLRLAHNQLSDLSPGTFRNTSSLRHLDLSSNQLYKVDNFYFQELAGMEELLLFNNHIVRVESNALISLVNLRKAYLSHNRLTDFPFFSIQEHSHPFLVTLDLSSNRMPKLPLEDIAALPVSVQSGLFLHNNSLICECAMYVMFKRWEQKGFNSVKDYREEHTCLVYGEPRASVQFLEHTRFFENCSIKLPGLLVDIESTLQVYAGESALLECQTSLKGRHLTYQWVSPHQEFIAPPGNNNTMRMYANGSLEILAARVEDSGVYWCMVLDRQQSRNETREVNVTVIMRHHEVEPFNTGFTTLLGCVVSLVLVLMYLYLTPCRCWCRKQAPPATPSPANECSAQSSILTPTPPATTEGPGRKVSNNKHVVFLEPIKEAQNGRPRDALASEHPKLHVLRSDADSVTSVFSDTTIVP; encoded by the coding sequence ATGCTGTGTGCTCTGGGTGTGGCCGCACCTCTGATGCTAAGTTCACTCGTGCTGCACTTGGCCAGGGCTGCCCTACATCCCGGATGCCTCAAAGTATCCGACATCCTTAGCTGCAGCAATCTCGGGTTGGAGCAGGTACCCAAACAGTTGCCTGCAACAGCTGCCACATTGGATTTCAATCACAACCACCTGGTAAGGTTAGAAGAGGGCAGCTTTGCTGGTCTACCCCATCTCGTAACCCTACGATTGGCCCACAACCAGTTGAGTGACCTCTCCCCTGGAACCTTCCGAAATACAAGCAGCTTGCGTCACCTTGACCTGTCCTCCAACCAGCTGTACAAGGTGGATAATTTTTACTTTCAGGAGCTGGCAGGCATGGAGGAGTTGCTTCTCTTCAACAATCACATTGTTAGAGTTGAAAGCAATGCCCTGATCAGCCTAGTCAACCTGCGCAAGGCCTACCTCAGCCACAATCGTTTGACCGACTTCCCATTCTTCTCCATTCAGGAGCACAGCCATCCGTTCCTTGTCACACTGGACCTAAGCTCCAACCGCATGCCCAAGCTTCCCCTTGAGGACATCGCAGCTCTGCCAGTCTCAGTGCAGAGTGGGCTGTTCTTGCATAACAACAGCCTGATCTGCGAGTGTGCAATGTATGTCATGTTCAAACGATGGGAGCAGAAAGGCTTCAACTCCGTCAAGGACTACAGAGAGGAGCACACATGCTTAGTATATGGAGAACCTCGTGCCTCAGTGCAGTTCCTTGAACACACTCGTTTTTTTGAAAACTGCTCCATAAAGTTACCAGGCCTGTTGGTAGACATCGAGAGTACTTTGCAAGTGTATGCTGGAGAATCTGCGCTACTGGAATGCCAAACATCTTTAAAGGGGAGGCATCTCACCTACCAGTGGGTGTCCCCTCACCAGGAATTTATAGCCCCACCAGGAAACAACAATACAATGCGCATGTATGCAAATGGAAGCCTAGAGATTCTTGCCGCACGAGTAGAGGACTCCGGTGTTTATTGGTGCATGGTGCTAGACCGCCAGCAGTCACGTAATGAGACTCGGGAGGTAAATGTAACAGTGATTATGCGGCACCATGAGGTCGAACCCTTCAACACTGGCTTTACCACTCTGCTGGGATGTGTGGTTAGCCTGGTGCTGGTCCTCATGTACCTTTATTTGACTCCCTGCCGCTGCTGGTGCCGCAAGCAGGCGCCACCTGCCACACCCAGTCCTGCGAATGAATGCAGCGCCCAGTCTTCGATCCTGACGCCCACGCCGCCTGCCACCACTGAGGGTCCCGGCCGCAAGGTCAGTAACAACAAGCATGTGGTCTTTCTGGAGCCAATCAAGGAGGCACAGAATGGGAGGCCAAGGGATGCACTGGCCTCTGAGCATCCAAAGCTGCACGTACTGCGAAGTGATGCTGACTCTGTCACCTCGGTTTTTTCAGACACCACTATTGTGCCATAA